GTTTCTAGAAAAACTCCCTTCTTCTCTGGCTCCCCGCCTGTCTCCGTCACCTTTTTTATTGCCGAAAGAATCTTTACGGCCTGAGGAATCGCTTCGTGATACCTCCACCTTAGAACGCAGCCGATCCGGAAGTTCTTCAAGCTCAACCGAGAACTCCTTCTTTAAAATAGCCACCACGTCAGCTTTCAGGCTCTTTGACGGTTTCTCTCCAAACCAATCTGCAAATACTGAGGCTCCCTTCAGAAAGTCACTGCGGGAGATCATAAAATCACGAAGTGCTGCCTGAAGTCGAAGCGGTTCACACCCACCATCTAAGCGCAGGATAAGTCCCTCTGCTATCCCACGAGCATACACAACCTTCGGCTCTTCACTTCCATCAGTAAGCGCATCATTCTCCACACCAGTGATCTCGAGCGATTTTGAGTCATCACCTACACCACCATCTGCTAAGATAGAATTTGCATCCTTCCCTGAAGGAGAGTTTTCCCTTGTTTCACTCATGCTCTTGTTTCACTCATGCCAGAACAATTCGCCCCGCTAATTTGCCAACAATTGTTTTACCAGATTAAACTTTAAAAACTAGAAATAAATTATACAATATTCTTAAGGAGTTAGCTATATCAAAAAGTTTAACTTACTTATAGCAAGTTAATTTTTCGCTCGTCAACTATCTTCTGATCTTTCCTACAGAAAGTTGGCCTCCCCCCCCTTCAATGACTTTGTCCTCTAGTCTAGGAGCTCTCAGGAGGTGCACAATGAAAATGACGGCGGCTTAGGCCAGCAACAGAGAAGAGAATTGCGGGTGAAGATTTCAGAACTTATCGCTACAGGTTTCCTATCGGGCAGGGCCCCAGTTGCGCCAGGAACAGTAGGCTCCATTGCGGCTTGCCTACTGTGGCTACTACTGAAAATCAGCGGGGCGTCCTTTGCAACTCTTTGTATTGTGACTGGATGTATTATCCTCGCTGGTTGGTGGGCCACCGAACACTATGTCGCAAGGAACAGCACCGATAAGCAATCTGATCCTTCAGAGGTCGTAATCGATGAGTGGGCTGGGATGTGGATTGCGCTCCTTGGCGTACAAGAATTAGGGGTGATTGAAATCACTCTGGCTTTCATGCTGTTTAGACTGTTCGATATTTCAAAGCCGTGGATTGTAGGAAAATGCGACCGCATGCATGGCACGAAAGGAATTATGCTTGATGATATCGCCGCTGGATTCATTGCGCTTCTGTGCCTTATGGTCGGGCAGTCTCTGTTTTAACGCGAATTATATTATTGGCAAGAGACGTACTGTCTTTTGAAGCAAAGATGAGGAAGACATTGAGAGGACAAACTATAAATATCATCGTATTCAGCGTTACATTGACTGCTCTGCTCACCGCATGCAGCCCCTTTTACGTCATGCGTGCCGCCTATGAGGAAGGCAAAATCTTGGTTGGAAGAGAGGCGATTTCAGACGTTATTACGCGCTCAGAGACAACCCAAGAGATTCGAGAGAAACTACAACTCGTCTTACGTGCGAGAACGTTTGCAGAAGATAGACTGAGGCTCAACGCAAAAGATTCCTTTACTCAGTACAGCCATGTTGATAAGGACGTGCTCGCTTGGGTGCTACTAGCGAGTAAACAAGACGCCTTTCAACTCTATACCTGGTGGTATCCGATCGTAGGAACCGTTCCATACAAGGGATTCTTTGAGCAAGAGGATGCTCAGGACGTTGTTGCCGCTCTTGAATCAAAAGGGTACGAAACATGGCTGCGCGGCACTGAGGCCTTTAGCACGCTAGGATGGTTCAACGACCCAGTACTCACTACGACTCTCCGACATCCGCCTCACTCGATTGCAAATACCGTCATTCACGAGATTTTCCATCAAACCCTCTGGATAAAAGGCTCCGTTGACTTCAACGAAAGTGCAGCGAATGCGATTGGCGGACTTGGTGCGATTGACTTTTTCCTCACAGAGCGAAGTCAGTGCCAAGACAAGACGTGCGCAGATATCGCCGAAGAGCGCCTACAAGCAAGCCTCAGAGATTGGGAGTT
This region of bacterium genomic DNA includes:
- a CDS encoding phosphatidylglycerophosphatase A — translated: MRVKISELIATGFLSGRAPVAPGTVGSIAACLLWLLLKISGASFATLCIVTGCIILAGWWATEHYVARNSTDKQSDPSEVVIDEWAGMWIALLGVQELGVIEITLAFMLFRLFDISKPWIVGKCDRMHGTKGIMLDDIAAGFIALLCLMVGQSLF